DNA from Actinoplanes sp. SE50/110:
CGCGGGCGCCGCGGTCTCCGGGACGGCGAAGCTGGTGGGCAACACCGTCGACGGCTTCTTCGGGATGCTCAACGACGTGGCCCGCGGCGGAGCGGGTCAACCCGGCACGCCCGGGCCCGGCGGACGCTGGGCGACCGGCAGCCCGGAATGCTGCGTGTGCCCGGTCTGTCAGGCGATCGCGGCGGCGCGCAACCCCAGCCCGGAAACCGTCTTCAAGGTCGTGACCGGGGCCGGGGACCTGGCCGGCGGGGCGGCGGGCGTGCTGCGCGGTCTGTCGTCACTGGCCGGCGCCGTGCTGGGGGAGCGGTCGCGGCCGACCCGGAAATCTCCCGGCGGGGGCGCGGGGCGGCAGGCGCCGGGCGGGGAACGGCAGGCGCCTGGTGCGGGGCGGCAGCCAACGAGCGGGGAACGGCAGGCGCCGAGCCCGGGGCGGCAGGCGCCGAGCGGGGAATGGCAGGCGCCGGGCGCGGGGCGGCAGGCAACGGGTGAAGGGCGGCGTGCGCCGAGCTCCGATCAGGCGTGGTCGGCGGCGACCCGGGCGGCAGATCCGGCCAGACCGACCAATCCGCATGATCTCGCCGAAACGACAGGATCAGTGTCCGCGGCGGGCGTCCCGGCCCGGCCGGTGGACCGGGACGAGTCTGGGCAGACTGCGGGTCGGGTGGCAGGTCAGGCTGGCGTCGCGCAGGCGGCACGTCCGGCCGGCTCTCCACCGGTGACGGGTCAGGCCGGTTATCCGTCGGCGGCGGATCAGGCCGGCTCGCCCCGGCCGGCGACCACGGTGCGCGCGGCTTCCTGGACGGGTGCGGTCGCCGGGGCCGATGCTTCCGGTTCGGATCGGGAGGCCGACCCGTGGGCCGCCGCGACGGCGGACAGCGCCAGGGAGGCCGAGGAGGCGCGCGCCCGGGCTCGGGCGGCGGAGCAGGCGGTGGCCAAGGCGGTCGCTGAGGCGCGCCGTGCGGCGGGGCGCCGGGCCACGGCGGGCGAGGCTTCGGCCGTACCGGCAAATCGCCCGGACGGGGCCGCGGCCGTGCCGGGCCCCAGCGGTCCGGGGCAGGCCGCAGTGGTGCCGGCCGGAAACGGTGTCGGGCAGGCCGCAGTGGTACCGGAACAGGCCGAGCCGCAGGGGAATGCGGGTTCGGTGGCCGGTGAGGCGCCGAAGGCTGCCCGGAAGCGGGCCGCTCCGCGGAAACGCGCGGCCGCGGGTGCCGGCGCGGCCGAGCGATCTGGCCGGAAGGCCGGAGAAGTAGCGGCCGTGCCGGAGCAGGGCGGGTCGCGGGAGCAGGGCGGGTCGTTGGGGGATGCGGGTTCGGTGGCCGGTGAGGCGCCGAAGGCTGCCCGGAAGCGGGCCGCTCCGCGCAAGCGCGCGGCCGGGGATGCCGGCGGGACCGCCGGGGCGGGCCGGAGTGGGGACGGGGAGGCCGCGGCCGGACGGAAGCGGGCGGCTGCGGACATCCGGTCCGTGGGCACGGCGGAGGCCGCCGAAGGTGGCGCGGGCCCGACCCGTAGCGTGGATCATGTGCGGGGCGCGGAAGCGCCCGAGGATCGCGGGGCCGGGGCGGGCGATGGCGCCCGGGACGGCGACGCGGTGTGAAGAGGGGACGGGCAGCGTGACGCTGACCATCGGAATCGACGTCGGCGGCACCAAGGTCGCCGGTGGTGTGGTCGACGAGCACGGCAACGTGCTCGCTTCGAACCGGCGGCCGACACCGGCCGACGACCCGGCCGGCACCCGGGACACGATCGTCGAGGTGGCCGCCGAGCTGGCGGCGCAGTACCCGGCCGCGACCGCGATCGGGATCGGCGCCGCGGCCTGGATCGACGCGGCCGGGTCGACGGTGCTGTTCGCGCCGAACCTGGCCTGGCGGGACGAGCCGCTGCGCGACTACGTGTCGAAGGCCGTGGGCCTGCCGACCGTGCTGGAGAACGACGCGAACGTCGCGGCCTGGGCCGAGTTCCGGTTCGGGGTGGCCAAGCACGCCGACGACTCGATGGTGATGATCACGGTGGGCACCGGGATCGGTGGCGGCATCGTGCTGAACGGCAAGCTGTGGCACGGCGCCAACGGGATCGCCGGTGAGCTCGGTCACCTCCAGTCGGTGCCGGACGGGCATCCGTGCGGCTGCGGCCGGCTCGGCTGCCTGGAGCAGTATGCGAGCGGCAACGCCCTGGTCCGGTTCGCCCGCGCCGGCGCCCGGCAGGAGCCGGAGCGGGCGGCGAAGCTGCTGGAGCTGGCCGGTGGGGACGCGCTGGCGATCACCGGGCGGCAGATCACCGAGGCGGCCCGGGCCGGTGACGGTGTGGCGATGGACGCGTTCGCGCAGATCGGGTACTGGCTCGGGGTGGCCCTGGCCGACCTGGCGCAGAGCCTGGACCCGCAGATCCTGGTGATCGGCGGTGGGGTGATCGACGCCGGCCCGCTGCTGATGGGCCCGGCGGAGCGGACCTACCGCGATCAGCTCGCCCAGCGGGACCGGTTCCCGGTGGCCGAGGTGCGCGCCGCCCAGATGGGTAATGTGGCCGGCGTCGTGGGCGCGGCCGACCTGGCCCGGCGTTAGCCACCGAGGCGAGGGGGCGGGGATGTCCGGGGTTCCGTTGCGCGTGCTCAGCTGGAACGTGCACGGGTTGTCCGACGACCGGGCGGCGCTGACCGGCCTGGTCCGCGAGCTGGCCCCGGACGTCCTGATCGTGCAGGAGGCACCGCGCCGGTTCCGCTGGCGGGAGAAGTCGGCGACGCTGGCCGGCGAGTGCGGCCTGGTGGTCGCCGCCGGCGGGCTGCCCGCACTGGGCAACCTGCTGCTGGTCGACCTGCGGGTGGCGGTCGGCCAGACGTGGAACCTGCGCTATCCGCTGACCCCGGGCCGGCATCTGCGCGGCGCGTTCTTCGCCCGGGGCCGGGTGCGCGGGGCGTCCTTCACCGTGTCCGGTTCGCACCTGGCCACCGACCCGGCGGAGCGCCCGGCCCAGGCCGCGCTCTGGAAGGACGAGCTGTCCGCGCTGACCGGTCCGGTGATCGTGGCGGCCGATCTGAACGAGGGCCCGGGCGGCGGCGCCTGGCGCACCGTCGAGGACGGGCTGCTGACCACCCGGGACGACGAGCCGACCTATCCGGCGTCGGCGCCGAGCCGGCGGATCGACGCCCTGTTCGTCACCCCGGACGTCACCATCGAGCGGTACGAGATCATCGCGACCGACCGGGCGCGCGTCGCCAGTGATCATCTGCCGATTCTCGCGGACCTTCTGCTGCCGCCGGACTGAGCTTCCGGCCCGGGGCCCCGTCTGGCAGGATCGCCGGGTGCACGACTCCCCGGACATCGGTGACCGCCGTGACGCCGTCTGCGTCGTCGGCGCCGGCCCCAGCGGCCTGACCGCCGTGAAGAATCTGCGTGAGCTGGGCTTCCAGGTCGACTGCTACGAGCGGGAGACCGGGGTGGGTGGCGCCTGGAACTGGCGGCACGACCGCAGCCCGGTGTCGGCCGGCACCCATCTGATCTCGTCGCGGCCGCTCACCGAGTTCCCCGATTTCCCGATGCCGGACACCTGGCCGGACTACCCGCACCACAGCCAGGTGCTGACCTACCTGGAGCGGTATGCCGCGCATTTCGGGCTGGGTGAGCACATCTGGTTCGGCATGGAGGTGGTGTCGGCGGCGCCGACCGGGGACGGCGGCTGGGAGGTGACCACCCGGTCGACCGGCGGTGGCACGTCCCGCACCTCGCGGTACGCCGCGCTGATCGTGGCGAACGGGCACAACTGGGATCCGCGGAAGCCGGAGATTCCCGGCGAGTTCCGGGGCCGGGTGATGCACGCCGGGGCGTACAAGGATCCGGCTGTGCTGCGTGGGCGCAAGGTGCTGGTGATCGGCGGCGGCAACACCGGCTGCGACATCGCGGTGGAGGCCGCGCAGCAGGCCGCCCAGGTGTGGCATTCGACCCGCCGGGGGTACTGGTACGCGCCGAAGTACGTGCTGGGTCGCCCCGCCGACCAGGTCAACGATCGGCTGCTGAGGTGGCGGCTGCCGCTGCGCCTGCGGCAGTGGCTCTATCGCCGCACGGTCCGGCTGACCACCGGCGACCTGACCCGGTTCGGGCTGCCGGCGCCGGACCACCAGCCGTACGAGACCCATCCGGTCGTCAACAGCCAGCTGCCGTATCTTCTCGGCCACGGGCGGATCACCCCGGTGCCGGACGTGACGGCGTTCGACGACGCCGCGGTGGAGCTGGCCGGCGGGCAGCGCATCGAGCCCGACCTGGTGATCACCGCGACCGGGTACCGTCCGCGGTTCGAGTTCCTGGAGCCGGGCCTGCTCGACGCCGACGAGCACGGCCGCCCCGACCTGCACCTGCACACGTTCGCCCGGAAGAATCCGACGCTCGTGGTGATCGGCCTGCTGCAGCCGGATTCCGGGTTGCTGCCGCTGGCGCACTGGCAGAGCGTGGCGGCGGCCCGGTGGCTGCGGCTGCGGCTGACCGATCCGGCGCGGGCCGCCGCGGTCCAGCAGAGGGAGTCGGCGAAGCCGCTGTCGGCCTGGTCACGGCGCCGGGTGGTGGACACCGAACGGCACTGGTTCGAGGTGGACCACGTCGCCTATCTCCGTTGCCTGCAGAGTCTGCTCACTGAGATGGAGCCGGCCGCGTGACTGGTTTTGATCTGCTCCGGTTCGACGATTGGACCGATCCGGTGCCGCCGGCCCAGCGGGAGATCGTGTCCCGGCTGCCGGACGAGGATCGCGGCCGCCCGCCGGTGGTGTTCGTGCCCGGGCTGGGGCACGGCGGCTGGGCGTTCGCCGAGCATTGGCTGCCGCACACCGCCGGCCGCGGTTTCCCGGCGTACGCGGTCAGCCCGCGCCCCGGCGGGGATCTGCGCGCCCTGGTGCACGACGTGGTGCAGACCGCGGCCGGGTTGCCGCGGCAGGCGGTGCTGGTCGGCCACGGCGTCGGCGCCCTGGTGGTGGCCCGTGCCCTGGGTCGCTATCCGGCGCGCGCCGCGGTGCTGGCCGCCCCTGTGCTGGACGGCTGGTCGGCACTGGGGTCGGCGGTGCGGGCCAATCCGGCCGGGACGCTGCCCGCCCTGTTCGGCGGCCGGCTTCGGCTGTCCGCCCGGCAGCTGTTCAGCGCCGGAGTGCCGGCCGAGCAGGCGTCCGCGTACCTGGGCCGGATCCGGCCGCGGCCGCGGGTCGAGCTGCTGCGTCGGGTCAGGCCGCCGCGTCCGGTCGGTGCGCCGCCGGTGCTGGTGGCGGGCAGCCCGGACGACCGGGTGGTGGGCCGCAAGGCGCTGGACCGGGCGGCCGCGGCCTATGCCGGCGCCCCGCTGATGTTTCCCGGCATGGGCCACGAGCTGATGCTGGAGCCGAGCTGGGCGGAGCCGATCGACGCCGTCCTGGA
Protein-coding regions in this window:
- a CDS encoding endonuclease/exonuclease/phosphatase family protein is translated as MSGVPLRVLSWNVHGLSDDRAALTGLVRELAPDVLIVQEAPRRFRWREKSATLAGECGLVVAAGGLPALGNLLLVDLRVAVGQTWNLRYPLTPGRHLRGAFFARGRVRGASFTVSGSHLATDPAERPAQAALWKDELSALTGPVIVAADLNEGPGGGAWRTVEDGLLTTRDDEPTYPASAPSRRIDALFVTPDVTIERYEIIATDRARVASDHLPILADLLLPPD
- a CDS encoding alpha/beta hydrolase, which gives rise to MTGFDLLRFDDWTDPVPPAQREIVSRLPDEDRGRPPVVFVPGLGHGGWAFAEHWLPHTAGRGFPAYAVSPRPGGDLRALVHDVVQTAAGLPRQAVLVGHGVGALVVARALGRYPARAAVLAAPVLDGWSALGSAVRANPAGTLPALFGGRLRLSARQLFSAGVPAEQASAYLGRIRPRPRVELLRRVRPPRPVGAPPVLVAGSPDDRVVGRKALDRAAAAYAGAPLMFPGMGHELMLEPSWAEPIDAVLDWLDKQLPRA
- a CDS encoding NAD(P)/FAD-dependent oxidoreductase, whose protein sequence is MHDSPDIGDRRDAVCVVGAGPSGLTAVKNLRELGFQVDCYERETGVGGAWNWRHDRSPVSAGTHLISSRPLTEFPDFPMPDTWPDYPHHSQVLTYLERYAAHFGLGEHIWFGMEVVSAAPTGDGGWEVTTRSTGGGTSRTSRYAALIVANGHNWDPRKPEIPGEFRGRVMHAGAYKDPAVLRGRKVLVIGGGNTGCDIAVEAAQQAAQVWHSTRRGYWYAPKYVLGRPADQVNDRLLRWRLPLRLRQWLYRRTVRLTTGDLTRFGLPAPDHQPYETHPVVNSQLPYLLGHGRITPVPDVTAFDDAAVELAGGQRIEPDLVITATGYRPRFEFLEPGLLDADEHGRPDLHLHTFARKNPTLVVIGLLQPDSGLLPLAHWQSVAAARWLRLRLTDPARAAAVQQRESAKPLSAWSRRRVVDTERHWFEVDHVAYLRCLQSLLTEMEPAA
- a CDS encoding ROK family glucokinase translates to MTLTIGIDVGGTKVAGGVVDEHGNVLASNRRPTPADDPAGTRDTIVEVAAELAAQYPAATAIGIGAAAWIDAAGSTVLFAPNLAWRDEPLRDYVSKAVGLPTVLENDANVAAWAEFRFGVAKHADDSMVMITVGTGIGGGIVLNGKLWHGANGIAGELGHLQSVPDGHPCGCGRLGCLEQYASGNALVRFARAGARQEPERAAKLLELAGGDALAITGRQITEAARAGDGVAMDAFAQIGYWLGVALADLAQSLDPQILVIGGGVIDAGPLLMGPAERTYRDQLAQRDRFPVAEVRAAQMGNVAGVVGAADLARR